A window of the Gossypium hirsutum isolate 1008001.06 chromosome A05, Gossypium_hirsutum_v2.1, whole genome shotgun sequence genome harbors these coding sequences:
- the LOC107959604 gene encoding uncharacterized WD repeat-containing protein C17D11.16 → MISAIAWVPKGAAKAEPIVAELPSKEEIEEMIKSGALDRSEDNGDNGSEDEDEDMVAETEKQTGDVAQALAVADALGKTSKNKSGTQLEDLTDGLKELDMDNYDEEDDGIELFSKGLGDLYYPSNEMDPFLKDQDDDDSEEVEDMTIRPMDSVIVCARTEDDVSHLEVWIYEDLDEGDSNMYVHHDVIISAFPLCTAWLDCPIRGGEKGNFVAVGSMEPSIEIWDLDIIDEVQPCLVLGGTVEKKTKKGKKKPKYKDGSHIGAVLGLAWNKEYRNILASASADKQVKIWDVAAGKCNITMEHHEGKVQAVAWNHHVPQVLLSGSFDCSVVMKDGRVPTHSGFKWSVTAEVECLAWDPHTEYSFVVSLEDGTIRGYDIRAAKSDPSSESKPSFTLHAHDKAACTLSYNPAAPNLLATGSMDKMVKLWDLSNNQPSCVASKNPKAGAVFSISFSQDNPFCLAIGGSKGKLGVWDTLTEITVSGKFGNYSQQPNRPKA, encoded by the exons ATGATATCGGCAATTGCATGGGTGCCGAAAGGGGCAGCAAAGGCTGAACCAATAGTGGCCGAGTTACCTTCCAAAGAAGAAATCGAAGAGATGATCAAGTCCGGTGCCTTAGATAGAAG TGAAGATAATGGTGATAATGGAAGTGAGGATGAAGATGAAGATATGGTCGCTGAAACTGAGAAGCAAACTGGGGATGTAGCCCAAGCACTTGCTGTGGCAGATGCTCTTGGAAAAACTTCCAAGAACAAGTCAGGGACACAGCTGGAAGATCTTACAGATGGGTTGAAAGAACTTGACATGGACAATTATGATGAAGAGGATGATG GTATTGAGTTATTTAGCAAGGGGCTTGGTGACCTTTACTACCCAAGCAATGAAATGGATCCATTTTTGAAGGATCAGGAT GATGATGATTCAGAAGAGGTTGAGGACATGACTATTAGACCCATGGATTCTGTTATAGTTTGTGCACGCACTGAAGATGATGTTAGCCATCTTGAG GTTTGGATATATGAGGATTTGGATGAAGGTGATTCAAACATGTATGTTCACCATGATGTTATCATTTCAGCATTTCCCCTTTGTACTGCATGGCTTGACTGTCCAATTAGAGGGGGAGAAAAAG GGAATTTTGTGGCAGTTGGTTCAATGGAGCCATCAATAGAAATATGGGACCTTGACATT ATCGATGAAGTACAACCATGTTTAGTATTAGGTGGCACTGTGGAGAAGAAgacaaagaaaggaaagaag AAACCAAAATACAAGGATGGCAGTCATATTGGTGCTGTTCTTGGTCTAGCTTGGAACAAGGAATACAG gaATATCCTCGCTAGTGCAAGTGCTGACAAACAAGTTAAGATTTGGGATGTTGCTGCTGGAAAATGCAACATAACAATGGAACATCATGAAGGCAAG GTTCAAGCAGTTGCATGGAATCATCATGTGCCACAAGTTCTTCTTAGTGGATCGTTTGATTGTTCAGTTGTGATG AAAGATGGAAGAGTGCCCACTCATTCCGGTTTTAAGTGGTCGGTGACTGCTGAGGTTGAATGTTTGGCATGGGATCCGCACACTGAGTACTCGTTTGTG GTGAGTCTTGAAGATGGTACAATCAGAGGATATGATATTCGAGCTGCCAAGTCTGATCCTTCTTCCGAGTCAAAACCAAGTTTCACACTCCACGCTCACGACAAAGCTGCTTGCACCCTTTCATATAATCCGGCAGCACCAAAT CTTCTTGCAACTGGTTCcatggataaaatg GTAAAACTTTGGGATTTGTCAAACAATCAACCTTCATGTGTGGCGTCCAAGAATCCTAAAGCT GGAGCTGTCTTCTCCATTTCCTTCTCACAAGATAATCCCTTTTGTCTGGCTATTGGAGGCTCAAAGGGAAAACTAGGA GTTTGGGATACATTAACCGAGATAACCGTGTCCGGAAAGTTCGGGAACTACAGCCAACAGCCGAACAGACCGAAAGCTTAA
- the LOC107959603 gene encoding BTB/POZ domain-containing protein At2g13690: MDGHTRRRHGSRHRSWCCTFNAPPPSPENPHLSQHYRTNNNNCKTKLGPQKPDSLSKLTTSISVPNSPQSSKSELSLVGRMDPRRILSPGRVSPIDHTDSLEEDRHSSHATPSAAAVDSLPRSRSRSFRAKIESPDTHSSLDPSRVEGEIGGAYDVRLNLKRKNGGVMVLELSSSVLASNSEVFAGLIAGSAGKKMYRIEVPEVENLGVFKETIELMFEEDIAKRLVKIGVNRAIDILEVSAGIMFRRGVSSCLKYLEAVPWTEEEEEKLRSLFTMFKFDEATSRDILARLHSQQSTGTLQNLARHLVSSITTCSDANARNELKSLVKGLLCKSSVYEKEQPDINKEDFYAVCQSCMSELHNLFEEASDAIPHERMTRKEMGKPLIARISKQVDNINFLLEILLDRQMAEEFVDLWVNQGNLLKLHERASPMVRYELSRVSAILFIAMGTRKLHCCSEARSGLLQAWFGPMLLDFGWLQRCRKGLDMKALEEAMGQTLLTLPLKQQYVLFMEWFRCFSRNGSECPNLSKAFQIWWRRSFLRGSETHAVESR, from the exons ATGGATGGTCACACTCGTCGGAGACACGGCTCTCGCCACCGATCATGGTGTTGCACCTTCAACGCACCTCCGCCGAGTCCTGAAAACCCACATTTGTCTCAGCATTACCGTACCAATAACAACAACTGCAAAACCAAACTCGGGCCGCAAAAGCCTGACTCGCTCTCTAAACTCACTACCTCCATCTCTGTTCCCAACTCTCCCCAGAGTTCCAAATCCGAGTTATCTCTCGTGGGTCGGATGGACCCGCGTCGAATCCTTTCACCCGGACGAGTCTCGCCTATAGACCACACTGATTCCCTCGAAGAAGATCGCCACTCTTCACACGCAACCCCGTCTGCCGCTGCCGTTGATTCCTTGCCCAGATCGCGATCGCGGAGTTTTCGGGCCAAAATAGAGAGTCCGGATACTCATTCGAGTCTGGATCCTAGCCGGGTCGAAGGAGAGATAGGAGGAGCGTACGATGTGAGGTTGAATTTGAAACGGAAAAATGGTGGGGTTATGGTGCTGGAGCTCAGCTCGTCGGTTTTGGCTTCGAATTCAGAAGTTTTTGCGGGTTTGATTGCAGGTTCAGCGGGGAAGAAAATGTATAGAATAGAAGTTCCTGAGGTGGAAAATTTAGGGGTTTTTAAAGAAACCATTGAACTTATGTTTGAAGAAGATATAGCCAAGAGGCTCGTCAAAATTGGGGTTAATAGAGCCATTGACATTCTTGAG GTATCAGCTGGCATTATGTTTCGCAGAGGTGTTTCATCTTGTTTAAAGTACCTAGAAGCTGTTCCTTGGactgaggaagaagaagagaaattaagGAGCTTGTTTACAATGTTCAAGTTTGATGAAGCAACCAGTAGAGATATATTGGCTAGATTACATTCTCAGCAGTCAACTGGTACCCTCCAAAATTTAGCCAGACACCTTGTTTCATCCATCACCACCTGCTCTGATGCCAATGCAAGAAATGAGCTGAAGTCATTGGTGAAGGGTCTCCTCTGCAAAAGCTCAGTCTATGAGAAGGAGCAACCCGACATCAACAAGGAGGATTTCTATGCTGTTTGTCAATCCTGTATGAGTGAGCTACACAACCTGTTTGAGGAGGCTTCTGATGCTATTCCCCATGAAAGAATGACCAGAAAGGAGATGGGTAAGCCTCTGATTGCACGCATCTCCAAACAGGTGGATAACATCAATTTTCTGTTGGAGATCTTGCTTGATCGACAAATGGCCGAGGAGTTTGTGGATCTGTGGGTAAATCAAGGAAATTTGCTAAAACTTCATGAAAGAGCATCTCCCATGGTTAGGTATGAGCTAAGCCGCGTTTCAGCAATTTTATTCATCGCAATGGGTACAAGAAAGCTGCACTGCTGCTCAGAGGCCAGGTCAGGGCTTCTTCAAGCATGGTTTGGGCCAATGCTATTGGATTTTGGTTGGCTGCAAAGATGCAGAAAGGGACTTGACATGAAGGCATTGGAGGAAGCAATGGGTCAGACTCTCCTTACACTTCCTTTGAAGCAACAGTATGTTCTGTTTATGGAGTGGTTCCGATGTTTCTCGAGGAATGGCAGTGAATGTCCAAATCTGAGCAAGGCCTTCCAGATTTGGTGGCGCAGATCTTTTCTTAGGGGCTCTGAAACACATGCTGTTGAATCTAGGTAA
- the LOC107961430 gene encoding uncharacterized protein → MNCVVGRKPRFVHIILGLFLSLSEKMEGESSSLQIHRTSSIENEPRTLSIDQIQYAREAAMYVVNTRSIEEAMNIFTQGLEPVVEVARDKMETATIEGIEYLQDIGLQGMRDVVSAPF, encoded by the exons ATGAACTGTGTTGTTGGAAGAAAGCCAAGGTTTGTACATATAATTCTGGGTTTGTTTCTGAGTTTGTCTGAGAAAATGGAAGGGGAATCATCGAGCTTGCAGATTCATAGAACATCATCTATAGAGAACGAGCCAAGGACCTTGAGTATTGATCAAATCCAATATGCAAGG GAGGCAGCCATGTATGTGGTGAATACCAGGAGCATAGAAGAAGCCATGAATATCTTCACACAG GGACTAGAGCCGGTAGTTGAAGTTGCAAGGGACAAGATGGAAACGGCGACGATAGAAGGAATAGAGTATCTACAAGATATAGGGTTGCAAGGAATGCGCGACGTCGTTTCTGCACCTTTCTAG
- the LOC107959602 gene encoding WD repeat-containing protein 55 gives MEASLGEIPFGIDFHPLKELVAVSLITGDLHLYKYNTDDSSLQRCLDLHAHAESCRTVRFINGGQAVATGSKDCSILATDVETGSVIARLENAHENAINSLINLTESTVATGDDEGCIKVWDTRQRSCSGSINAHEDYISDMNFVSDSMKLLTTSGDGTLSVCNLRTYKVQTRSEFSEDELSSVVVMKNGRKVICGSQGGTLLLYSWGFFKDCSDRFVDLSPNSVEAMLKLDEDRLITGSENGLISLVGILPNRIIQPIAEHSEYPVEGLAFSHDRRFLGSISHDQMLKLWDLNEILQGSENAAKGQDASSDSDSDGMDVDDNPSHSKKGTKTKNANKGGAGFSGSNNFFADL, from the exons ATGGAGGCCAGTTTAGGGGAAATTCCCTTTGGTATCGATTTTCATCCTTTAAAAGAACTTGTCGCTGTTTCTCTCATCACCGGAGATCTTCATCT ATACAAATATAATACAGATGATTCCTCGCTACAAAG ATGCTTGGACTTACATGCTCATGCTGAGTCCTGTAGAACAGTTCGGTTTATCAATGGCGGACAAG CTGTGGCTACGGGTTCAAAAGATTGTTCTATTCTAGCCACGGATGTTGAAACCGGATCAGTAATTGCTCGTCTTGAAAATGCTCATGA GAATGCGATCAATAGTTTAATCAATCTTACAGAATCCACTGTTGCCACTGGAGACGATGAAGGCTGTATTAAG GTATGGGATACCCGACAACGATCATGCTCTGGCTCCATTAATGCTCATGAAGACTACATTTCAGATATGAATTTTGTATCTGATTCCATGAAATTGCTAACAACAAG TGGAGATGGGACTCTATCTGTTTGCAATCTTCGAACTTACAAA GTTCAGACACGCTCTGAATTCTCTGAAGACGAACTTAGTTCTGTTGTTGTTATGAAG AATGGTCGGAAAGTTATTTGTGGATCACAAGGTGGAACTTTGCTGTTATATTCGTGGGGATTTTTTAAGGACTGCAG TGATCGTTTTGTTGATCTTTCTCCAAATTCTGTGGAGGCTATGTTGAAG CTTGATGAAGATAGACTCATTACAGGATCTGAGAATGGACTCATCAG CCTAGTAGGCATATTACCTAACAGAATCATACAACCAATTGCAGAGCATTCAGAATATCCAGTTGAGGGCCTTG CTTTTTCTCATGATAGAAGATTTCTTGGCAGTATATCACATGATCAGATGTTGAAG CTGTGGGATCTCAATGAGATATTGCAAGGTTCCGAAAACGCTGCAAAAGGTCAAGATGCCAGTTCAGACAGTGATAGCGATGGGATGGACGTGGATGATAATCCTTCTCATTCTAAGAAAG GGACCAAGACTAAAAATGCAAATAAAGGAGGAGCTGGGTTTAGCGGTTCAAACAACTTTTTCGCAGATCTTTAA